A genomic window from Candidatus Acididesulfobacter guangdongensis includes:
- a CDS encoding FtsX-like permease family protein, producing MISQKINYLNNYIKIAFLNIKSNIAGNIFALSIMSFSFFIMLFFMLSYINIYNYMLSFEKNNTMIIFLKNLENTHSNGANLTNRITAANIINKIKKFKGVKKVKYYSNKLSYKFMLKHTPNIKTILAKIKPSYFPRIIKIYFKPNYISKIYLSNIYLRLKSMRHIKFVYYSKLMEDKINQFVFFTKMIGFIVLLFLFISSVFVSYSAIKLIILRKQNDIEILKLIGATNNYIKIPMYIESAMGSVIAFILSLILLSAIFNIFIYYKFNKFLSFFKINIIFLNGFDVLIIFFIALLSGFLGTYFSSRKFF from the coding sequence TTGATATCACAAAAAATTAATTATTTAAATAATTATATCAAAATAGCGTTTTTGAATATTAAATCAAATATCGCAGGGAATATCTTTGCCTTAAGCATAATGTCATTTTCTTTTTTTATTATGCTTTTTTTTATGCTCAGCTATATTAATATTTATAATTATATGCTTTCATTCGAAAAAAATAATACCATGATAATTTTTTTAAAAAATTTAGAAAATACGCACAGTAATGGAGCAAATCTCACTAATAGAATAACGGCAGCTAATATTATAAATAAAATAAAAAAATTTAAAGGCGTGAAAAAAGTTAAGTACTATTCCAATAAATTATCATACAAATTTATGCTCAAACACACGCCTAATATAAAAACTATCTTAGCTAAGATTAAACCGTCGTATTTTCCCCGTATTATTAAAATATATTTTAAACCGAATTATATAAGCAAAATATATCTGTCTAATATATATCTGCGTTTAAAATCTATGAGGCATATAAAATTTGTTTATTACAGCAAACTTATGGAAGATAAAATAAATCAATTTGTTTTTTTCACTAAAATGATCGGATTTATTGTTTTGCTGTTTTTATTTATCTCGTCCGTTTTTGTTTCTTACAGCGCCATTAAACTTATTATATTAAGAAAACAAAACGATATTGAAATATTAAAACTGATAGGCGCTACGAATAATTATATAAAAATTCCGATGTATATAGAAAGCGCTATGGGTTCGGTGATAGCGTTTATTTTATCGCTGATTTTGCTATCCGCTATATTTAATATCTTTATATATTATAAATTTAATAAATTTCTTTCTTTCTTTAAAATTAATATTATATTTTTGAACGGCTTTGATGTTCTTATTATTTTTTTTATTGCCTTACTGTCCGGTTTTTTGGGAACTTATTTTTCATCAAGAAAATTTTTCTAA
- a CDS encoding S41 family peptidase has protein sequence MKNKNILLFFFLAAILPLIFPVSSDAAGNVNTIKTKTYIKNAASAKTPQHYLKKADISADALKNIRLFSKVYTLIEKNYVKNENSKKLIYGAIEGMVATLDPHTYFLTKSEFRQMKEETTGEFVGIGIKISSRNNHIVIISPIDGTPAYKAGIKSGDIIEKINGISTFKMGIMKAVKLLQGKPGTKVNLLIMRKGFKKPKTFIIERKRILLKSVKYMVMPDHIGYVRISSFQAHTNSQLLNALSILNKKEHGLKGLIIDLRNNPGGLLNQAVKVCSDFISKGVIVYTKGRIKSQDETYYALQQHLQPDYPIAVLVNAGTASAAEITSGSLQAHKRAVVIGTKTFGKGSVQTVYHLPEGTGMGLTTAFYFLPNHVSIQNTGVTPNFIVHSSKDFIFVKPLPKLREIDLRHHFKNPESLKIKKEIKQNALPVYFKKDNQLKFAYELLKSWNTLKNY, from the coding sequence TTGAAAAATAAAAATATTTTGCTGTTTTTCTTTCTTGCTGCGATATTGCCGTTAATATTTCCTGTAAGTTCTGATGCGGCAGGCAATGTTAATACTATTAAAACAAAAACATATATAAAAAATGCCGCTTCAGCAAAAACACCGCAGCATTATCTGAAAAAAGCAGATATATCTGCAGATGCTTTAAAGAATATCAGACTGTTTTCTAAAGTCTATACCTTAATAGAAAAGAATTATGTTAAAAATGAAAATTCTAAAAAATTAATTTACGGTGCAATAGAAGGCATGGTGGCAACATTAGACCCGCACACCTATTTTTTAACTAAAAGCGAATTCAGACAAATGAAAGAGGAAACTACCGGAGAATTTGTCGGAATAGGAATAAAAATTTCATCAAGAAATAATCATATAGTAATTATTTCTCCTATCGACGGTACGCCGGCTTACAAAGCAGGTATCAAGTCAGGGGATATTATAGAAAAAATTAACGGAATATCGACTTTCAAAATGGGTATTATGAAAGCGGTTAAACTGCTTCAGGGTAAGCCCGGCACTAAAGTCAACCTTTTAATCATGAGAAAAGGTTTTAAAAAACCTAAAACATTTATAATAGAAAGGAAACGTATTTTGTTAAAAAGCGTAAAATATATGGTTATGCCTGACCATATAGGTTATGTGAGGATTTCAAGTTTTCAGGCTCACACTAACAGTCAGCTGTTAAATGCGCTTAGCATATTAAATAAAAAAGAACACGGACTTAAAGGCTTAATAATTGATTTAAGGAATAACCCCGGAGGTTTATTAAATCAAGCTGTCAAAGTCTGCAGCGATTTTATTAGTAAAGGCGTAATAGTTTACACTAAAGGCAGAATTAAATCTCAGGATGAAACATATTATGCTCTGCAGCAGCATTTACAGCCGGATTATCCTATAGCGGTGCTTGTTAATGCTGGAACTGCAAGCGCTGCGGAGATTACATCCGGAAGTCTTCAGGCTCATAAAAGGGCTGTCGTCATAGGAACAAAAACATTCGGAAAGGGTTCCGTACAAACAGTTTATCACTTGCCTGAGGGTACCGGCATGGGTTTGACTACGGCTTTTTATTTTCTTCCGAATCATGTTTCTATTCAAAATACCGGAGTTACTCCTAACTTTATCGTTCATTCATCTAAAGATTTTATATTTGTAAAACCTTTGCCAAAATTAAGGGAAATTGATTTAAGGCACCATTTTAAAAATCCGGAAAGTCTGAAAATCAAAAAGGAAATAAAGCAGAATGCATTGCCGGTGTATTTTAAAAAAGACAATCAGCTAAAGTTTGCTTATGAACTTTTAAAAAGCTGGAATACTTTAAAGAATTATTAA
- a CDS encoding orotidine-5'-phosphate decarboxylase, whose protein sequence is MFNDYKKKVIVALDFNNIEDAKTLIGKLEGEAYIYKIGLELFLNCGNEILVFLKKSGYKIFLDLKFYDIPNTVYNAVKSAGLLGADIINVHASGGIEMMKAAKKGLSEAQETAGKKIELFAVTVLTSFSSEDIKEVFDFHDNSAHNGYPENIAESIALHLAGLAEKSGLDGVVCSPLESLSIKKMFGEDFKTITPGIRLKENNIKKQNALGKENAVKNRHDDQKRIMTPSEAFRNKADYIVVGRPITHAPEPLASLKNIYREIEIG, encoded by the coding sequence ATGTTCAACGATTATAAAAAAAAAGTAATAGTAGCCTTAGATTTTAATAATATTGAAGACGCCAAAACTTTAATAGGCAAACTTGAAGGAGAAGCTTATATTTACAAAATTGGACTGGAACTTTTTTTAAATTGCGGCAATGAAATTCTGGTATTTCTAAAAAAATCAGGGTATAAAATTTTTTTGGATTTAAAATTTTACGATATTCCGAATACAGTATATAATGCGGTAAAATCAGCCGGATTGTTAGGTGCGGATATAATAAACGTGCATGCTTCCGGCGGAATAGAAATGATGAAAGCGGCAAAAAAAGGTCTATCTGAAGCTCAGGAAACGGCAGGCAAAAAAATTGAACTTTTTGCCGTTACTGTTCTGACCAGTTTTTCTTCAGAAGATATAAAAGAAGTTTTTGATTTTCATGACAATTCTGCTCATAACGGATATCCGGAAAATATAGCCGAAAGTATTGCGCTGCATCTCGCAGGTCTTGCCGAAAAATCCGGTCTTGACGGCGTCGTCTGTTCTCCTCTTGAATCTCTGAGCATTAAAAAAATGTTTGGGGAAGATTTTAAAACAATAACCCCGGGCATCAGGCTAAAAGAAAATAATATAAAAAAACAAAACGCTTTAGGAAAAGAAAATGCTGTAAAAAACCGGCATGATGACCAGAAAAGAATAATGACCCCGTCTGAAGCCTTTAGAAATAAAGCGGATTATATTGTCGTCGGCAGACCGATTACTCATGCTCCTGAACCGCTCGCGTCGCTTAAGAATATTTACAGGGAAATTGAAATCGGCTGA
- the ftsE gene encoding cell division ATP-binding protein FtsE codes for MIEFMHVYKSYDKNYILRDLSFNIYKGEFVFITGPSGAGKTTTMKMVIAMEKPTHGQINVFNEDISAIHPKQIPFLRRKIGFVFQDFKLLINRTVFQNVALGLEISGVSGSIIAKNVTEILKAVELYQKKDEYPLSLSGGEQQRVAIARALVQNPSVLIADEPTGNLDFETASIIIDILKSFNNKGTTMIIATHDKTLIELGRARVIDITKN; via the coding sequence TTCAATATATATAAAGGAGAATTTGTCTTTATAACCGGACCGTCAGGCGCAGGCAAAACTACCACTATGAAGATGGTAATTGCTATGGAAAAACCGACGCACGGTCAAATTAATGTTTTTAATGAGGATATTTCCGCCATTCATCCTAAACAAATTCCTTTTTTAAGGAGAAAAATCGGATTTGTTTTTCAGGATTTCAAACTTCTCATTAACAGAACCGTTTTTCAGAATGTGGCGCTTGGACTTGAAATTTCCGGAGTTTCAGGTTCTATTATTGCTAAAAACGTTACAGAAATTCTAAAAGCCGTTGAATTATACCAGAAGAAAGACGAATATCCGCTGAGTCTTTCAGGCGGCGAGCAGCAAAGGGTTGCTATAGCAAGAGCCCTTGTGCAGAATCCGTCTGTGCTTATTGCGGATGAGCCTACCGGCAACCTTGACTTCGAGACGGCATCAATTATAATAGATATATTAAAATCGTTCAATAATAAAGGAACGACAATGATAATAGCAACGCATGATAAAACTTTAATTGAATTAGGAAGGGCAAGGGTAATTGATATCACAAAAAATTAA